A stretch of the Kazachstania africana CBS 2517 chromosome 12, complete genome genome encodes the following:
- the KAFR0L00110 gene encoding uncharacterized protein (similar to Saccharomyces cerevisiae SIR1 (YKR101W)), which yields MATSVYITNNIAIIDGWIVDTSKNFVLTMYNCKQQLDSYVFTKLNQHVLQNYKSLANPKNQIFAVESEMLFQHAKLEAHRFYKLRDHSVTLRKSRRAERTKKIVEQTIDVKCHRLALGRRNYIYLAPKSELNDAGAIEMMSGITTVRKEKDNSIFVKLLKLEDFHFIQGDFNFICSTYHDINYRVFEGQFLEPVHTIGDRTLSNYYGAD from the coding sequence ATGGCTACGTCGGTATACATTACAAATAATATTGCTATCATTGATGGCTGGATAGTCGACACATCCAAAAACTTTGTTTTAACTATGTATAACTGCAAACAACAATTAGATTCCTATGTTTTTACCAAATTAAATCAGCATGTATTACAAAACTACAAGAGTTTGGCCAATCCCaagaatcaaatttttgctGTGGAATCAGAAATGCTGTTCCAGCATGCTAAGTTGGAGGCCCATAGATTCTACAAATTGAGAGATCACTCGGTGACTCTCAGAAAAAGCAGAAGGGCAGAGAGAACTAAAAAGATTGTCGAACAGACCATTGATGTCAAATGTCACCGTCTTGCTCTTGGTAGAAGAAATTACATTTATTTAGCTCCAAAAAGTGAATTGAACGACGCTGGTGCTATCGAAATGATGTCTGGTATAACCACAgttagaaaagaaaaggacAATAGTATCTTCGTGAAACTGCTCAAACTGGAGGACTTTCATTTCATTCAAGGGGATTTTAACTTTATTTGTAGTACGTACCATGACATCAACTATAGGGTGTTTGAAGGACAGTTTCTAGAACCTGTGCATACTATCGGTGATAGAACATTATCAAACTACTACGGCGCAGACTAG
- the URA1 gene encoding dihydroorotate dehydrogenase has protein sequence MSAKLNTKFCNFEFQNPLMNASGVHCMTTGDLDELANSKAGSFITKSATLSERAGNPEPRYISVPLGSINSMGLPNKGIEYYLDYVVNRQKQNPNDAPIFFSVVGMSKQEMLGNLQKIQDSEFTGITELNLSCPNVPGKPQVAYDCDYTKEILTEAFKIFKKPLGIKLPPYFDFAHFDIMAKILNEFPLAYVNCINSIGNGLYIDVDSETVVIKPKDGFGGIGGDYAKPTALANVRAFYLRLNPSIKIIGTGGIKTGKDAFEHLLCGASMLQIGTALQKEGVSIFERIERELKEIMNAKGYKTIEEFRGTLKSL, from the coding sequence ATGTCTGCTAAATTAAACACTAAGTTCTGTAACTTCgaatttcaaaatcctTTGATGAATGCCTCTGGTGTCCATTGTATGACTACCGGCGATCTGGATGAATTAGCTAACTCTAAGGCTGGCTCTTTCATTACGAAGAGTGCAACATTATCAGAAAGAGCTGGTAACCCTGAACCTCGTTACATTTCGGTGCCTCTGGGTAGTATTAATTCCATGGGTCTACCAAACAAAGGTATTGAATACTATCTCGACTACGTCGTCAATCGTCAAAAGCAAAATCCAAACGATGcaccaatatttttttctgttgtAGGTATGAGTAAGCAAGAGATGCTGGGAAACTTACAGAAGATTCAAGACAGTGAATTCACTGGTATTACTGAATTAAACTTATCATGTCCAAATGTTCCAGGTAAACCACAAGTTGCCTATGATTGTGATTATACAAAAGAAATCTTAACTGAAGCGTTCAAGATTTTCAAGAAGCCTTTAGGTATCAAATTACCACcttattttgattttgccCATTTCGATATCATGGCCAAGATCTTGAACGAGTTCCCATTGGCTTACGTTAACTGTATCAATAGTATCGGTAATGGCCTTTACATCGATGTTGACTCTGAAACAGTTGTTATCAAACCAAAGGACGGTTTCGGTGGTATTGGTGGAGACTACGCGAAGCCAACCGCCTTAGCTAACGTTCGTGCTTTCTACCTTCGTTTAAATCCAAGCATCAAGATTATAGGTACTGGTGGTATCAAGACTGGTAAGGACGCTTTTGAACATCTCTTATGTGGTGCTTCCATGCTTCAAATTGGTACTGCTTTACAAAAAGAAGGTGTCTCAATCTTTGAACGTATTGAAAGggaattaaaagaaattatgAATGCTAAAGGTTATAAAACAATCGAAGAATTCCGTGGTACATTAAAGAGTTTATAA
- the KAFR0L00150 gene encoding homocysteine S-methyltransferase family protein: MVRVPLKKYLKENPEKVLVSDGGQGLELERRGLDIKHRLWSTRPFLSKSFWSDPSSNDIRIVKGMFEDFVNAGAEILMTTTYQTSFKAVSESTELKSLREYNELLDKIVGFTRACIGDNRYLIGSIGSYGALVGGEYSGDYGDSPETVDFYSYFKPQLDNFLNNDEIDIVGFETIANFTELKSLLSWDEKKVSKPFYISLSVHDNGNLRDGTPMHLITDYIKSLATAINPNLTFLGVNCVNYNKATEIIDSIHNGLPTMPLSVFPNSGEVFNVEKGIWTANPEAAASWEAVVKRFISSGVRIVGGCCRTRPHDIEQISKAVKKLSN, encoded by the coding sequence ATGGTTCGTGTACCGTTAAAGAAATACTTGAAAGAGAATCCAGAGAAAGTCTTGGTATCAGATGGCGGTCAAGGGCTAGAATTGGAGAGAAGGGGTTTGGATATCAAGCATCGTCTTTGGTCCACTAGACCCTTTCTTAGCAAATCATTCTGGAGTGACCCATCGTCTAATGATATTAGGATCGTCAAAGGGATGTTCGAGGACTTTGTCAATGCTGGTGCTGAGATTCTAATGACCACTACCTACCAAACCAGCTTCAAAGCTGTTTCGGAAAGTACTGAACTCAAATCCCTTCGGGAATACAATGAATTGTTGGACAAGATAGTTGGTTTTACCCGTGCCTGTATTGGTGATAATCGGTATTTGATTGGAAGTATTGGCTCATATGGTGCGCTCGTTGGTGGCGAATACAGCGGAGATTATGGTGATAGCCCAGAAACTGTTGATTTTTATAGTTATTTCAAGCCACAATTGGAcaactttttgaataacgatgaaattgatattgttgGATTTGAGACCATTGCCAACTTTACAGAATTGAAGTCACTTCTTTCATGGGATGAAAAAAAGGTGTCTAAGCCATTTTATATCTCGTTATCAGTGCATGATAATGGTAATCTAAGAGACGGTACTCCCATGCATTTGATCACAGATTATATCAAGTCACTCGCAACTGCCATAAACCCAAATTTAACTTTCTTAGGAGTTAATTGTGTCAATTACAATAAGGCCAcagaaattattgattccATTCACAATGGTTTACCAACTATGCCGCTATCAGTTTTCCCAAATAGTGGTGAAGTATTCAATGTTGAAAAGGGTATATGGACGGCAAATCCTGAGGCGGCAGCTAGCTGGGAAGCTGTGGTTAAGAGATTTATATCTTCTGGAGTTCGTATTGTCGGAGGGTGTTGCAGAACAAGACCTCATGATATCGAACAAATATCCAAAGcagtaaaaaaattatctaaCTAA
- the KAFR0L00120 gene encoding uncharacterized protein: MGGFYYKYYLVVGECSSTIEQKTVAGAIKYVISKYEGEYLCNIYSLSINHHGTWHATLVIGPTPKVWTVSLASTLYKGCYDEGCSGLVSPYSCSSSDDGK, translated from the coding sequence ATGGGTGGATtttattacaaatattaTCTTGTTGTGGGAGAATGTAGCTCAACAATTGAACAAAAGACAGTAGCTGGTGCTATTAAATATgtcatttcaaaatatgaagGTGAATATTTGTGTAATATCTACTCTTTATCAATCAATCATCACGGGACTTGGCATGCTACTTTGGTAATTGGACCAACGCCAAAAGTGTGGACAGTTTCTCTGGCTTCTACTTTATACAAGGGTTGCTACGACGAAGGCTGTAGCGGTCTAGTTTCTCCCTATAGTTGTAGCAGTTCAGACGATGGCAAATAG
- the KAFR0L00100 gene encoding uncharacterized protein, with translation MRSISLFCFAFFTVVALAAFPYYDYIHLGVTTIYAYFQDDKPVAVKVAWWGSFVGSVNVAYQTAIDTCKVCKNNHEDYDSLDCASSVGELATTLVLNLMSIYVGWHDGGTPNGTLEGADPTALRKRQLRQCESTNGLYDVSCVTDWLFDHYSQPESGKWYPIDNSLVKRDLTQPSIYLKNNETSEVYHLIYNPSSASTGTLAVAPARIVGNSTLAKRQDLPVYSPLCTGYIALDFCANQSKWGGFYTSGELENQLNEIFANDANGAWRADYYKMYTCEDTCDTQDWEVSFRLYYASVGQFLHWTHCDTGS, from the coding sequence ATGCGTTCAATTTCCttattttgttttgctTTTTTCACTGTTGTTGCCCTTGCAGCATTTCcatattatgattatattcatttagGTGTCACAACCATTTACGCCTATTTTCAAGACGATAAACCTGTTGCAGTCAAAGTAGCGTGGTGGGGCTCTTTTGTCGGATCAGTTAATGTAGCTTACCAAACGGCGATAGATACATGTAAAGTTTGTAAGAATAATCACGAAGACTATGATTCTTTAGATTGTGCAAGTTCGGTTGGTGAGTTGGCGACAACTCTCGTGCTCAATTTAATGTCAATATACGTTGGCTGGCATGATGGAGGAACACCAAATGGAACTTTAGAAGGTGCTGACCCAACGGCTCTCCGAAAGAGACAGCTTAGGCAATGTGAAAGCACTAATGGTTTGTATGACGTCTCTTGTGTTACGGATTGGTTATTTGATCACTATTCTCAACCAGAGTCCGGAAAATGGTACCCAATTGACAACTCATTGGTCAAAAGAGATTTGACTCAACCctcaatttatttgaaaaacaacGAAACGTCTGAAGTGTATCATTTGATATATAACCCTTCCTCTGCATCAACAGGAACATTAGCAGTGGCACCAGCAAGAATTGTGGGAAACTCCACATTAGCAAAACGCCAAGATCTTCCGGTGTATTCTCCATTGTGTACTGGATACATTGCTCTCGATTTCTGTGCCAACCAGAGTAAGTGGGGAGGCTTCTATACTAGTGGAGAACTTGAAAATCAACTAAATGAGATTTTCGCAAATGATGCTAATGGTGCATGGAGGGCCGATTATTATAAGATGTATACTTGTGAAGACACTTGTGATACACAAGATTGGGAAGTCTCCTTTAGACTTTACTATGCTAGTGTAGGTCAATTCTTGCATTGGACACACTGTGATACCGGATCTTAG
- the YHI9 gene encoding Yhi9p — MSLKVPFKQVDVFTNKPFKGNPVAVVSCLDISEDEITTEQLQNIAIWTNISETTFLFKPKDPSHDYKLRIFAPTNELPFAGHPTVGSCKAFMEFTGAKKSKIYQECGVGVVELSIKDDEVISFEANQTIVEDFNKEHARSFENVLGVQTITEPKLLNVGPKWLVYLVDNSDIAYNTDPNYGNLASLCKENNYTGIILGGKKVNKENEYEIRAFAGGVNVDEDPVCGSGALSFIRYLNEVYKYSSTTPIKITQGGRVNRDGRIEALIKINAEGQPSYHVGGQAVTVVDGHIIL; from the coding sequence ATGTCACTAAAGGTACCATTCAAGCAGGTAGATGTTTTCACAAACAAGCCATTCAAGGGAAATCCAGTAGCTGTCGTCAGTTGCCTCGACATATCGGAAGATGAAATAACCACCGAACAGTTACAAAACATCGCTATTTGGACAAATATATCAGAGACAACATTCCTATTTAAGCCTAAGGACCCTTCACATGACTACAAATTGAGAATTTTCGCTCCTACCAACGAATTACCCTTTGCAGGACATCCTACTGTTGGATCTTGTAAGGCCTTTATGGAATTTACGGGTGCTAAGAAGTCAAAAATCTATCAAGAATGTGGTGTTGGTGTTGTAGAACTCTCAATTAAGGACGACGAAGTAATCTCGTTCGAAGCTAATCAAACAATTGTTGAAGATTTCAACAAAGAACATGCCAGGTCTTTTGAAAACGTCCTTGGTGTTCAAACTATTACAGAACCTAAGCTCTTGAACGTAGGACCAAAATGGCTGGTCTACCTAGTCGATAATAGCGATATTGCCTATAATACAGATCCCAACTACGGAAACTTAGCTTCTTTATGCAAGGAGAATAATTACACTGGTATCATTTTGGGTGGTAAGAAGGTCAATAAGGAAAATGAGTATGAGATCAGAGCATTTGCTGGTGGTGTCAATGTTGATGAGGATCCTGTATGCGGCAGTGGTGCATTGTCCTTCATCAGATACCTGAATGAGGTGTATAAGTACTCTAGTACCACTCCAATTAAGATTACTCAAGGTGGAAGAGTAAACAGAGACGGCAGGATAGAAGCTCTGATAAAGATTAATGCAGAAGGACAACCTTCATATCATGTAGGGGGCCAAGCTGTGACAGTCGTTGACGGTCATATAATCCTATAA
- the COF1 gene encoding cofilin (similar to Saccharomyces cerevisiae COF1 (YLL050C); ancestral locus Anc_4.2), producing the protein MSRSGVAVADESLAAFNDLKLGKKYKFVLFGLNENKTEIVVKETSTDASYDAFLEKLPENDCLYAVYDFEYEISGNEGKRSKIIFFTWSPDTAPVRSKMVYASSKDALRRALNGVSTDVQGTDFSEVAYEAVLERVSRSAGSH; encoded by the exons atgtcTAGATCTGG TGTTGCTGTTGCAGATGAATCTTTAGCCGctttcaatgatttgaaattaggTAAGAAGTACAAGTTTGTCTTATTTGGTTTAAACGAAAACAAAACTGAAATCGTAGTCAAGGAAACCTCTACTGACGCTTCATACGATGCATTCTTAGAAAAATTGCCAGAAAATGACTGTTTATACGCTGTTTACGattttgaatatgaaaTCAGTGGCAATGAAGGTAAAAGATCCAagattattttcttcacctGGTCTCCAGACACTGCTCCAGTAAGATCCAAGATGGTTTATGCTTCTTCAAAGGATGCTTTAAGAAGAGCTTTGAACGGTGTCTCCACTGATGTCCAAGGTACTGATTTCTCTGAAGTTGCTTACGAAGCCGTTTTAGAAAGAGTCAGCAGAAGTGCTGGTTCCCATTAG
- the KAFR0L00140 gene encoding uncharacterized protein, with protein sequence MMTHEGFAYWDGDLPTDLADDLFTALVAIFEVASGSEINQIYKLSDSGYVFGVFSGIQVDSSITNMLTILSTPIVDENGINNYFYLESHTGDPKTTYGFIVAKEEYEAYVDEAVKTWSMGKSYDFYTSTQSIGNVNVCQRLAEEAYDPVNSAEFGECISIFYDSSKTIEEQTGLTDDLLYVYNNVTVSFNDGDKVCMSIGTASE encoded by the coding sequence ATGATGACTCATGAAGGTTTCGCTTACTGGGATGGTGATTTGCCTACTGATCTTGCGGACGATCTATTCACCGCTCTTGTCGCTATTTTCGAAGTTGCTTCTGGTAGtgaaattaatcaaatctATAAATTGTCTGACTCTGGATATGTTTTCGGTGTTTTTAGCGGTATTCAAGTTGATTCTAGTATTACTAACATGCTGACTATTCTTAGCACACCAATAGtggatgaaaatggtattaACAACTATTTCTATCTTGAATCTCACACAGGTGACCCAAAAACTACTTATGGTTTTATTGTTGCTAAGGAAGAATATGAAGCTTATGTTGATGAGGCAGTCAAAACATGGAGTATGGGAAAGAGTTATGATTTCTACACTAGCACACAATCCATCGGTAATGTTAACGTGTGCCAACGACTAGCGGAAGAAGCTTATGACCCGGTTAACTCAGCCGAGTTTGGTGAATGTATCTCAATTTTCTATGATTCATCAAAGACCATTGAGGAACAGACTGGTTTGACAGATGATCTATTGTACGTCTACAATAATGTCACTGTTTCCTTTAATGACGGCGACAAAGTCTGTATGTCTATTGGTACCGCGAGCGAATAG